In the genome of Drosophila subpulchrella strain 33 F10 #4 breed RU33 chromosome 2L, RU_Dsub_v1.1 Primary Assembly, whole genome shotgun sequence, one region contains:
- the LOC119548508 gene encoding uncharacterized protein LOC119548508 isoform X6, whose amino-acid sequence MDLPSMVQRSGDTLIVRSVVSGNQLYTEQGGHGHQPTGNAGLVSSHSSGSTAASQAGSSLLERHVERFRLQQLLQQQQQAAAAVAVVNSVQQQQQQQQQQQQQQQAVIGMDAKEEGLPQCKIKRNYSCNHCAYFTQNPRYHLTHLRDVHGEKIVINKCKLCLYASRHFQKLVRHMKMVHGCTDGIPSGHGQARGKRGMSREARKRRLEESVGVMGGQSLTVAVPDVPTLEQVKRELLLQEEKLQRDIQAFNQRQREEQQRELELVASSAYDRQMQVLRDYERQSPAEPPTPSPTSGSATPPSNGEEPQNRLLKCSACEFTTLYRTQLRSHELAEHGKTKFFRCDKCSYVTHIKARFSKHVKYHSMPMIKCVTCDFRTPYKWNLDRHMKNHGGAGAFKCAACDFTADIKQSLTVHEMNHHVPPVGNAGSIWPRRQNKVGASEMCEDFLSDSAELEDQYNNNNVDDELDGVEDPDEPMSGGEEQPMHHHHYGKRSKYDEEEEPTDLSQKGGCSSDTSSVGTPTPRAQRPVPTLIPISKGAKDVLNLSKETNASRSSLTEIASLFFNEKQISEMLDKSDVPQLSPATTVASQNSTRSQMTKRSSFLDKLKTGAQHENLVCQCGHVAKCLSESIIHGKSCHASAVIIDDDDAGLHEDDADDRLEIDEDDEDHHSHSALNLSVTGSTRCQHCRHRCKSSTDLLHHLKQCVEAIRCANEMYDSNSGESGDRRPDSQSLQQQAAVQQQRVCIWNKATKEIVAAAAAASLQQENSSHSLVKSPAGSQAASNEENSYYGVETAPGYGEVTKKMTPEEEAANSSLKKVYKCPHCSFWASTASRFHVHIVGHLNKKPFECSLCSYRSNWRWDITKHIRLKTIRDPSHKTAKVLMNDETGRRNYTKYNKYITLMKVTEEDGDPKLMKSGEMTPNQVASLAFLKDYAKVGSVTGQDITLEPVLPTKPNVLDDAHLADNLIRIPLLATMMNAAMAQQQHQQQQQKEHQSTMITPSVTISPVKRSSQGSSVQGKPSDDLITEVHQEGNEKRTVYRCRKCNFGHPNRDAVLAHVKIHYQDASYPKASSANSGTSPLQVSVGGNQQFYMNKVFAAMCLSQTQSQSSPNSGAAGTSPAISAGLLQRAIQEAHSPTPNASALSGLALALAGGKPQANTTKASAASILEHAALSLKAFRGYSDRDP is encoded by the exons ATGGACCTGCCGTCGATGGTGCAGCGTTCGGGAGACACGCTCATCGTGCGCAGCGTGGTCAGCGGAAATCAGTTGTACACGGAGCAGGGTGGCCATGGCCACCAGCCCACCGGCAACGCGGGACTCGTCTCGAGCCACTCGAGCGGCAGCACGGCTGCCTCACAGGCGGGCTCATCGCTCCTGGAGCGACATGTGGAGCGCTTCCGCCTGCAGCAGCtgctgcaacagcagcaacaggcgGCGGCAGCAGTTGCCGTTGTGAACAGcgtgcaacagcagcaacagcaacagcagcaacagcagcagcagcaacaggccGTCATCGGCATGGATGCCAAAGAGGAGGGCCTGCCGCAGTGCAAGATCAAGCGGAACTACAGCTGCAACCACTGTGCGTACTTCACGCAGAATCCGCGCTACCACTTGACCCACCTGCGGGACGTGCACGGCGAGAAGATAGTGATCAACAAGTGCAAGCTGTGCCTCTACGCCTCGCGGCACTTCCAGAAGCTGGTGCGGCACATGAAGATGGTGCACGGCTGCACGGACGGCATCCCCAGTGGTCATGGTCAGGCCAGGGGCAAGCGGGGCATGAGCCGGGAGGCGCGAAAGCGGCGGCTGGAGGAGAGTGTGGGCGTGATGGGGGGCCAGAGCCTGACCGTGGCCGTGCCCGATGTGCCCACCCTGGAGCAGGTGAAGCGGGAGCTCCTGCTGCAGGAGGAGAAGCTGCAGCGCGACATACAGGCCTTCAACCAGCGGCAACGCGAGGAGCAGCAGCGGGAACTGGAGCTGGTGGCCTCCAGTGCGTATGACCGACAAATGCAGGTCCTGCGCGACTACGAGCGCCAGTCGCCCGCCGAGCCGCCCACCCCCTCGCCCACCAGTGGCTCGGCCACGCCCCCCTCCAACGGGGAGGAGCCCCAGAACCGCCTGCTCAAGTGCAGTGCCTGCGAGTTCACCACCCTCTACCGCACCCAGCTGCGGTCCCACGAGCTGGCCGAGCACGGCAAGACCAAGTTCTTCCGCTGCGACAAGTGCAGCTATGTGACCCACATCAAGGCGCGCTTCAGCAAGCACGTCAAGTACCACTCCATGCCGATGATCAAGTGCGTCACCTGCGACTTCCGCACGCCCTACAAGTGGAACCTGGACAGGCACATGAAGAACCACGGCGGAGCGGGCGCCTTCAAGTGTGCCGCCTGCGACTTCACCGCCGACATCAAGCAATCCCTAACGGTTCACGAGATGAACCACCACGTGCCGCCGGTGGGCAATGCGGGCTCCATTTGGCCGCGACGCCAGAACAAAGTGGGGGCGAGCGAGATGTGCGAGGACTTCCTCAGCGACTCGGCCGAGCTGGAGGATCAGTATAATAACAACAATGTGGACGATGAACTGGACGGCGTCGAGGATCCCGACGAGCCGATGAGCGGTGGCGAGGAGCAGCCgatgcaccaccaccactaCGGCAAACGGAGCAAGtacgacgaggaggaggagcccACGGATCTGTCGCAGAAGGGCGGCTGCTCCTCGGACACTTCCAGCGTGGGCACCCCCACACCAAGGGCCCAGCGACCAGTGCCCACTCTCATCCCGATCAGCAAGGGAGCCAAAGA CGTATTGAACCTGTCGAAGGAGACGAATGCCTCACGCAGCTCCCTCACGGAAATCGCGTCCTTGTTCTTCAACGAGAAGCAGATCTCGGAGATGCTGGACAAGTCGGATGTGCCGCAACTCTCGCCGGCGACGACGGTGGCCTCCCAGAACTCGACGCGCAGCCAGATGACCAAGAGGTCCAGCTTCCTGGACAAACTGAAGACGGGGGCGCAGCACGAGAACCTGGTGTGCCAGTGCGGCCATGTGGCCAAGTGCCTCTCCGAGTCGATCATACACGGCAAGAGCTGCCACGCCTCGGCGGTGATCATTGACGACGACGATGCTGGTCTGCACGAGGATGACGCCGACGACAGGCTGGAAATCGACGAGGACGACGAGGACCACCACTCCCATTCGGCCCTGAATCTCAGTGTGACCGGCTCCACGCGATGCCAGCACTGCCGCCACCGCTGCAAGTCCTCCACGGACCTGCTGCACCACCTGAAGCAGTGCGTCGAGGCCATCCGCTGCGCCAACGAGATGTACGACTCGAACTCCGGGGAGAGCGGCGACCGGCGGCCGGACTCGCAGAGCCTCCAGCAGCAGGCGGCCGTCCAGCAGCAGAGGGTTTGCATCTGGAACAAGGCCACCAAGGAGATCGTCGCCGCCGCAGCGGCCGCATCCTTGCAGCAGGAGAACAGCAGCCACAGCCTGGTCAAGTCCCCGGCCGGAAGTCAGGCGGCCAGCAACGAGGAGAACAGCTACTACGGCGTGGAAACGGCGCCCGGCTACGGCGAG GTAACCAAAAAGATGACACCCGAGGAGGAGGCCGCCAACTCGTCCCTGAAGAAGGTGTACAAGTGCCCGCACTGCAGCTTCTGGGCCTCCACGGCCTCCCGCTTCCACGTGCACATCGTGGGCCACCTGAACAAGAAGCCCTTCGAGTGCTCCCTCTGCTCGTACCGCTCCAACTGGCGCTGGGACATCACGAAGCACATCCGCTTGAAGACGATCCGCGATCCCTCGCACAAGACGGCCAAGGTCCTGATGAACGACGAGACGGGCCGCCGGAACTACACCAAGTACAACAAGTACATCACCCTGATGAAGGTGACCGAGGAGGATGGCGACCCCAAGCTGATGAAGTCCGGCGAGATGACCCCCAACCAGGTGGCCTCGCTGGCCTTCCTCAAGGACTACGCGAAGGTGGGCTCGGTCACCGGGCAGGACATCACCCTGGAACCGGTGCTGCCGACCAAGCCGAATGTACTGGACGACGCCCACCTGGCGGACAACCTCATCCGGATCCCCCTGCTGGCCACCATGATGAATGCCGCCATggcccagcagcagcaccagcagcagcagcagaaggagCACCAGTCCACGATGATCACGCCCTCGGTGACCATTTCGCCTGTGAAGCGATCGAGTCAGGGATCTTCGGTGCAGGGCAAGCCCAGTGACGACCTGATCACCGAGGTGCACCAGGAGGGCAATGAGAAGAGGACGGTCTACCGATGCCGCAAGTGCAACTTTGG CCACCCAAACCGCGATGCCGTACTGGCGCACGTGAAGATCCACTACCAGGACGCCAGCTACCCGAAGGCCAGCTCGGCCAACTCCGGCACCTCGCCGCTGCAGGTCTCCGTGGGCGGGAACCAGCAGTTCTACATGAACAAGGTCTTCGCCGCCATGTGCCTGTCGCAGACCCAGTCGCAGTCGTCGCCCAACTCCGGCGCCGCCGGGACGAGTCCGGCCATCTCGGCCGGACTGCTGCAGCGGGCCATCCAGGAGGCCCACTCGCCGACGCCCAACGCCAGCGCTCTGAGCGGACTTGCTTTGGCGTTGGCGGGCGGAAAGCCACAAGCCAATACGACGAAAGCCAGTGCCGCCTCCATTTTAGAGCACG